A genomic region of Cygnus atratus isolate AKBS03 ecotype Queensland, Australia chromosome 13, CAtr_DNAZoo_HiC_assembly, whole genome shotgun sequence contains the following coding sequences:
- the LOC118245313 gene encoding synaptotagmin-like protein 2: MLDLSFLTEEEYEKLMKVLQRDAELKKKDGDRIRRIQGSIKDEKKKKFVTGEWFSEVKAKRFQEDLEGSDLLRASIRRKKGKLENEVNEHIRRGLDSKDSPGPPFHEHAAGTGEERSSTPVLDAAEERKILPKPKPRLSVPLSASHKRSSIHDVSSSESDTGASPFVATTGSLHLSRKGNGRSPLPAMLSEDAVPQPSCAAGGEAVDGATGTTAGPKTPPEEAYAPSKIPVKRKSSRALPRSEQFVNHLGPAENSVAKRELLESPKSLTAEGESSQSVKHGVNYTISSMSNKEEDIGLDREHFKNLKNFWEKGADSVMVGSMLEDSSSGEADGRQFKLCRSLSMQSAQGQNSEEKHGVFNKTRAPHKRTITLSSSEEEPSYVAPSRKGSVAFIPRSTYAKSKGGLVTRNSSLGESNGKPPVPEEEKVAQHSSKKSRLPVRAPSIKIESPTKEVSGSTSEPEMPADKFVVAEKRKYANCLASRVQILIDPALTDDEKEQGADVGTHDRMEINGEPAEEKACESSDKPTGRAPGGETEVVQGTDSAVYSEEDGDHSPAAQALARANNINLAKSMVNIYTTTETYNKPHLIPHQFLEPERVKELSRSSPLLLSETESDTASEISFQFSKHKKTPSIGSHSSDMASVSSVSGSVLSVYSGDFGSVDAQGTVEFALDYDEKNREFQVHVSQCKDLAVVDEKKGRSDPYVKTYLLPDKARMGKRKTSVKKRTVNPIYNEVLRYKIEKMVLLIQKLNLSVWHNDPLGRNSFLGEIEIDLASWDWSNRKLNWYPLKPRSLSAVNGVDHRGVMNLSIKYVPPGSLGPKNPPSGEVHIWVKDVKDLLQLRPSGVDSFVKCYVLPDTSKKSYQKTRVIKRDTNPIFNHTIVYDGFHTEDLKDACVELTVWDHEKLTNHFLGGIRLGLGTGLSYGISVDWMDSTQEEVAFWQEMMSATNEWIEGLLPLRSLAGRKKLK; encoded by the exons ATGTTGGACCTGAGCTTCCTGACCGAGGAGGAGTATGAGAAGCTGATGAAGGTTCTGCAAAGAGATGCAGAGCTGAAGAAGAAGGACGGGGATCGCATCAG GAGGATACAAGGCTCCATCAAggatgaaaagaagaagaagttTGTGACAGGTGAATGGTTTTCGGAAGTGAAGGCAAAACGGTTTCAAGAAGACTTGGAGGGTTCGGATCTGCTTCGGGCATcgatcagaaggaaaaaaggcaaactaGAAA ATGAGGTTAACGAGCACATCCGGAGAGGGCTGGACAGCAAAGACTCCCCAGGTCCTCCCTTCCACGAGCACGCTGCTGgcacaggagaggagag ATCCAGCACACCCGTTCTTGATGCTGCAGAAGAGCGTAAAATCTTGCCAAAACCGAAGCCGAGACTTTCTGTCCCGCTGTCTGCATCACACAAG AGATCCAGTATACATGATGTCTCTTCCTCAGAGAGTGACACTGGAGCAAGTCCATTTGTGGCTACAACAGGCAGCTTACATTTGTCTAGAAAAG GTAACGGACGATCTCCACTGCCTGCCATGCTTTCAGAGGATGCTGTGCCTCAGCccagctgtgcagctggaggagaagctgTTGATGGGGCCACTGGCACCACAGCAGGACCAAAAACTCCACCCGAAGAAGCGTATGCTCCCAGCAAGATACCAGTTAAGAGGAAATCAAGCAGAGCTCTCCCCAGGTCAGAGCAGTTCGTGAATCACCTGGGGCCAGCAGAGAACAGCGTGGCAAAGAGAGAGCTGCTGGAAAGCCCCAAATCACTGACTGCAGAGGGGGAAAGCAGCCAGTCTGTGAAGCACGGCGTGAACTATACAATCTCATCAATGAGTAATAAAGAGGAGGATATCGGCCTCGATCGGGAACATTTCAAGAACTTGAAGAACTTCTGGGAGAAAGGAGCAGACTCTGTGATGGTGGGAAGTATGCTGGAGGACTCGAGCTCGGGGGAGGCAGACGGAAGGCAGTTCAAGCTGTGCCGCTCGCTCTCCATGCAGTCAGCTCAAGGCcagaacagtgaagaaaaacacgGTGTCTTCAACAAAACAAGAGCCCCTCACAAAAGGACAATAACTTTGTCTTCCAGCGAGGAAGAACCAAGCTACGTAGCCCCTTCAAGGAAGGGCTCGGTTGCCTTCATTCCCAGATCCACGTACGCCAAGAGCAAAGGAGGCCTGGTTACAAGAAACAGCTCACTGGGTGAAAGCAACGGGAAGCCGCCGGTGCCAGAGGAAGAGAAggtggcacagcacagctccaagAAATCCAGATTGCCTGTGCGAGCGCCTTCCATCAAAATCGAGTCACCTACTAAAGAAGTGTCTGGCAGCACGTCTGAGCCAGAGATGCCTGCAGACAAGTTCGTCGTGGCAGAAAAACGCAAGTATGCAAACTGCCTGGCGAGCAGGGTGCAGATACTCATTGACCCTGCGCTTACAGATGATGAGAAAGAGCAAGGAGCAGACGTGGGTACTCATGacagaatggaaataaatggagAGCCAGCTGAGGAAAAAGCATGTGAGTCTTCAGACAAGCCAACAGGCAGAGCACCAGGCGGAGAGACAGAAGTTGTTCAGGGAACGGACTCAGCTGTTTACTCAG AGGAAGATGGAGATCATTCTCCTGCTGCTCAGGCATTGGCCCGAGCAAATAACATCAATCTTGCAAAGAGCATGGTGAACATTTACACAACCACGGAGA CATACAATAAACCTCATCTGATACCTCATCAGTTTCTTGAACCTGAAAGAGTCAAAGAGCTGAGCAGATCTTCTCCTCTCCTGTTGTCTGAG ACAGAATCAGACACGGCTTCGGAAATCAGCTTCCAGTTTAGCAAGCACAAAAAGACGCCTAGCATTGGCAGCCACTCCTCCGACATGGCATCTGTCTCCTCG GTGAGTGGCAGTGTGCTCAGTGTGTACAGTGGCGATTTTGGGAGTGTGGATGCCCAAGGTACTGTGGAGTTTGCACTAGATTATGACGAGAAGAACCGGGAGTTCCAGGTTCATGTGTCCCAGTGCAAGGACCTGGCTGTCGTGGATGAGAAGAAAGGCAGATCTGACCC gtatGTTAAAACTTATCTGCTCCCAGACAAAGCTAGAATGGGTAAGAGGAAAACCTCAGTGAAGAAAAGGACAGTGAATCCCATTTACAATGAGGTGTTACGG tacaaaatagagaaaatggtATTGCTTATCCAAAAATTAAACCTCTCTGTTTGGCACAATGACCCACTGGGACGTAACAGTTTCTTGGGAGAGATTGAAATAGACTTGGCAAGCTGGGACTGGAGCAACAGGAAACTCAACTGGTACCCGCTGAAGCCCCGG agccTTTCTGCTGTTAATGGTGTGGATCATCGAGGAGTGATGAATTTGTCTATTAAGTACGTCCCTCCAGGAAGTCTAG GTCCCAAGAATCCTCCCTCTGGTGAAGTTCACATTTGGGTCAAAGATGTCAAGGACCTGCTGCAGTTGCGTCCTTCTGGAGTTGACTCCTTTGTGAAATG CTATGTGCTTCCAGATACAAGTAAGAAGAGTTACCAAAAGACCCGAGTCATCAAAAGAGACACAAACCCTATTTTCAATCACACTATTGTGTATGATGGCTTTCATACAGAGGATCTAAAGGATGCGTGCGTTGAGCTGACTGTGTGGGATCATGAAAAACTAACCAACCATTTCCTTGGAGGAATCAGGCTGGGCCTAGGGACGG gtttgaGCTATGGCATCTCCGTGGACTGGATGGACTCCACACAAGAGGAGGTGGCCTTTTGGCAGGAGATGATGTCTGCTACCAATGAATGGATTGAGGGGTTGCTGCCACTGCGTTCgctggcagggaggaaaaagctgaaataa